In a single window of the Deinococcota bacterium genome:
- a CDS encoding nitronate monooxygenase, with translation MQPDQAMPTSLSGKTNPIVIQGGMGVAVSNWVLAKTVAMRSQLGVVSGTAIDSVLVRRLQDGDVGGHMRRAMAHFPFPDIAEDVLKRYFLAEGRAPGQAYKRLPMYTQVGSKFLRGVTVLGNFVEVFLAKEGHRGPVGVNLLTKVQMPNLASLYGAMLAGVNYVLMGAGIPREIPGALDKFAEHKEAAIRFDVVGLGKDEAEFLRFDPMEFYDDQPDPIARPAFLPIIASNSLATMLSKKATGPVQGFVIEGPTAGGHNAPPRGTVHYSEDGEPIYGERDVVDLEKIRDIGLPFWVAGGAATPERVEEILALGGAGVQVGTLFAYSKESGIESDMKREILTKALKGEISVHTDPRASPTGFPFKVVQLDGTNAQEEVYLKRTRVCDLGYLREAYRQEDGGVGYRCASEPVDTYLKKDGAVEETVGRKCLCNALMADVGLPQIQKNGEVERPIITSGDELMTIGRFVQPGALEYSATEVIDYLLSKVRALEPS, from the coding sequence ATGCAGCCCGACCAAGCCATGCCGACAAGCCTGAGCGGCAAAACGAACCCCATCGTCATCCAAGGCGGCATGGGCGTCGCCGTGTCCAACTGGGTCTTGGCAAAGACCGTCGCCATGAGAAGCCAGCTCGGCGTCGTCTCGGGCACGGCCATCGATTCGGTGCTGGTGCGCCGCCTGCAAGACGGCGACGTCGGCGGCCACATGCGCCGGGCCATGGCCCATTTTCCCTTTCCCGACATCGCCGAGGACGTCCTCAAGCGCTACTTTCTGGCCGAGGGCCGCGCTCCCGGCCAAGCCTACAAGCGCCTCCCCATGTACACCCAAGTCGGCAGCAAGTTCCTGCGCGGCGTGACCGTGCTCGGCAACTTCGTCGAGGTCTTTTTGGCCAAGGAAGGCCACCGCGGCCCCGTCGGCGTCAACCTGCTCACCAAGGTGCAGATGCCCAACCTGGCCTCGCTCTACGGCGCCATGCTGGCGGGCGTCAACTACGTCTTGATGGGCGCGGGCATTCCTCGGGAGATTCCCGGCGCGCTCGACAAGTTCGCCGAGCACAAGGAGGCCGCCATCAGGTTCGACGTGGTGGGCCTGGGCAAGGACGAGGCCGAGTTCCTGCGCTTCGACCCGATGGAGTTCTACGATGACCAGCCCGACCCTATCGCCCGGCCCGCCTTCTTGCCGATCATCGCCTCGAACTCGCTCGCCACCATGCTCAGCAAGAAGGCGACGGGGCCGGTGCAGGGCTTCGTCATCGAGGGGCCGACCGCTGGCGGCCACAATGCGCCGCCGCGCGGCACCGTTCACTACAGCGAGGACGGCGAGCCCATCTACGGCGAGCGGGACGTGGTGGACCTCGAGAAGATCCGCGACATCGGCCTGCCCTTCTGGGTGGCGGGCGGCGCGGCCACGCCCGAAAGGGTCGAGGAGATCCTGGCCTTGGGCGGCGCGGGCGTGCAGGTCGGCACGCTCTTTGCCTACAGCAAGGAGTCGGGCATCGAGAGCGACATGAAGCGCGAGATCCTGACCAAGGCCCTAAAGGGCGAGATCAGCGTCCACACCGACCCCAGGGCCTCGCCCACCGGCTTTCCCTTCAAGGTCGTGCAGCTTGACGGCACCAACGCCCAAGAAGAGGTTTACCTAAAACGCACGCGCGTCTGCGACCTCGGCTACCTGCGCGAGGCCTACCGCCAGGAGGACGGCGGCGTCGGCTACCGCTGCGCCAGCGAACCCGTCGACACCTACCTCAAGAAGGACGGCGCCGTAGAGGAGACCGTGGGCCGCAAGTGCCTCTGCAACGCGCTCATGGCCGACGTGGGCCTGCCGCAGATCCAGAAGAACGGCGAGGTCGAGCGTCCCATCATCACCAGCGGCGACGAGCTCATGACCATCGGGCGCTTCGTGCAGCCGGGGGCGCTCGAGTACTCGGCGACCGAGGTCATCGACTACCTGCTCAGCAAGGTGCGCGCGCTCGAGCCCTCTTAG